Proteins found in one Miscanthus floridulus cultivar M001 chromosome 4, ASM1932011v1, whole genome shotgun sequence genomic segment:
- the LOC136551697 gene encoding uncharacterized protein isoform X2, translated as MGCSISGLNALYDAATGGGDVWINERRFRVLRQIGEGGFAFVYLVREHQPASDAAVARRDTAHVSEDGTYAMKKVLIQSKEQLDLVREEIRVSSLFNHPNLLPLLDHAIIAIKGDWSHEAYLLFPVHLDGTLFDNANIMLSRKEFYSAADVLQIFRQMCEGLKHMHSFDPPYAHNDVKPGNVLITWRKGQAPVATLMDFGSARPARKEIRSRSEALQLQEWAAEHCSAPYRAPELWDCPSHADIDERTDIWSLGCTLFAIMYNVSPFEYALGESGGSLQLAIVNGQLKWPAGPIPPYPDELRQFVIWMLQPQAAMRPHISDVVLHVDKLIAKYLP; from the exons ATGGGCTGCTCCATCTCGGGGCTCAACGCGCTCTACGACGCAGCCACGGGCGGCGGCGACGTCTGGATCAACGAGCGCCGCTTCCGCGTCCTCCGCCAGATCGGCGAGGGCGGCTTCGCCTTCGTCTATCTCGTCAGGGAGCACCAGCCCGCCTCCGATGCCGCGGTCGCCAGGCGTGACACGGCCCACGTCTCAG AGGATGGAACGTATGCCATGAAGAAGGTGCTGATACAGAGCAAGGAGCAGTTGGATCTGGTGAGGGAGGAGATCCGTGTGTCGTCGTTGTTCAATCACCCCAACCTTCTGCCACTTCTTGATCATGCCATAATAGCCATCAAG GGAGATTGGAGCCATGAAGCATACCTACTTTTCCCTGTTCATTTGGATGGTACTTTGTTCGACAACGCTAACATCATGCTGTCCAGAAAGGAATTCTATTCCGCAGCTGATGTCCTGCAAATATTCCGGCAG ATGTGTGAAGGGCTGAAACACATGCACAGCTTTGATCCTCCATACGCCCATAACGATGTTAAGCCTGGTAATGTTCTTATAACCTGGCGTAAAGGACAAGCACCTGTTGCAACTTTAATGGATTTTGGGAGTGCAAGGCCTGCAAGAAAGGAAATCCGTTCTCGTTCTGAGGCATTACAGTTGCAG GAATGGGCTGCTGAGCATTGCTCTGCGCCTTATCGGGCCCCTGAATTATGGGACTGCCCAAGCCATGCTGATATTGATGAGAGGACAGACATCTGGTCTCTAGGATGCACCCTTTTTGCTATCAT GTACAATGTTTCACCATTTGAGTATGCTCTTGGTGAGTCTGGAGGAAGTCTGCAACTTGCCATTGTCAACGGGCAATTGAAGTGGCCAGCAGGACCCATACCTCCTTATCCTGATGAGCTTCGCCAGTTTGTTATCTGGATGCTTCAACCTCAAGCTGCAATGCGCCCGCATATTTCCGATGTGGTTCTTCATGTTGACAAGCTCATTGCAAAATACTTGCCCTAG
- the LOC136551696 gene encoding ASC1-like protein 1: MAALLELFLGSSSAPVDWEAEAYPAYGDFAVLPLLVAFFPAVRFLLDRLVFEVLARKLIFGKGHDKLAETDDSRKKINKFKESAWKFVYFLSGELLSLSVTYNEPWFKNTRYFWIGPGDQIWPDQMIKLKLKAVYMYAAGFYTYSIFALLFWETRRSDFGVSMSHHIATVVLIVLSYIFRFARVGSVVLALHDASDIFLEIGKMAKYSSCEWLAVVAFLLFVASWILLRLIIFPFWILRSTSYEVLLTLDKEKHRFYGPIYYYVFNCLLFSLLVLHIYWWVLIWRMLVKQIQSKGHVGDDVRSDSEGEDEHED; encoded by the exons atggcggcgctcctggagctGTTCCTGGGCTCCTCGTCCGCGCCGGTGGACTGGGAGGCAGAGGCCTACCCGGCGTACGGGGACTTCGCCGTGCTCCCCTTACTCGTCGCCTTCTTCCCCGCCGTCCGGTTCCTCCTCGACCGACTCGTCTTCGAG GTTTTAGCACGAAAACttatatttggaaagggacatgACAAGCTTGCTGAAACAGATGATAGTAGAAAGAAAATCAATAAATTTAAGGAATCAGCATGGAAGTTTGTTTATTTTCTTTCTGGCGAACTCCTTTCACTATCTGTAACATACAATGAGCCATGGTTTAAGAACACCAGATACTTTTGGATAGGCCCTGGTGACCAGATCTGGCCTGATCAAATGATAAA ACTGAAGCTCAAAGCTGTCTACATGTATGCTGCTGGATTTTACACATATTCAATTTTCGCTCTCCTGTTCTGGGAAACAAGACGTTCAGACTTTGGAGTATCAATGTCCCACCATATAGCAACTGTTGTTCTGATTGTTCTTTCCTACATTTTCAG ATTTGCTCGTGTTGGCTCTGTTGTTTTAGCCCTTCATGACGCAAGTGATATATTCCTAGAGATTGGGAAGATGGCCAAGTACAGTAGCTGCGAGTGGCTAGCAGTTGTGGCATTTCTTCTTTTTGTGGCATCGTGGATACTTCTTCGGCTCATTATATTCCCTTTCTGGATCCTAAGAAGCACAAG TTATGAAGTACTGCTGACCCTGGACAAGGAGAAGCATCGATTTTACGGCCCCATATACTACTATGTTTTCAACTGTCTTCTGTTCTCACTCCTAGTTCTTCACATATATTGGTGGGTACTGATATGGCGGATGCTAGTTAAACAGATTCAATCAAAAGGGCATGTTGGTGATGATGTTCGATCTG ATTCTGAAGGCGAAGATGAGCATGAAGATTAA
- the LOC136551697 gene encoding uncharacterized protein isoform X1, whose product MGCSISGLNALYDAATGGGDVWINERRFRVLRQIGEGGFAFVYLVREHQPASDAAVARRDTAHVSEDGTYAMKKVLIQSKEQLDLVREEIRVSSLFNHPNLLPLLDHAIIAIKNQQGDWSHEAYLLFPVHLDGTLFDNANIMLSRKEFYSAADVLQIFRQMCEGLKHMHSFDPPYAHNDVKPGNVLITWRKGQAPVATLMDFGSARPARKEIRSRSEALQLQEWAAEHCSAPYRAPELWDCPSHADIDERTDIWSLGCTLFAIMYNVSPFEYALGESGGSLQLAIVNGQLKWPAGPIPPYPDELRQFVIWMLQPQAAMRPHISDVVLHVDKLIAKYLP is encoded by the exons ATGGGCTGCTCCATCTCGGGGCTCAACGCGCTCTACGACGCAGCCACGGGCGGCGGCGACGTCTGGATCAACGAGCGCCGCTTCCGCGTCCTCCGCCAGATCGGCGAGGGCGGCTTCGCCTTCGTCTATCTCGTCAGGGAGCACCAGCCCGCCTCCGATGCCGCGGTCGCCAGGCGTGACACGGCCCACGTCTCAG AGGATGGAACGTATGCCATGAAGAAGGTGCTGATACAGAGCAAGGAGCAGTTGGATCTGGTGAGGGAGGAGATCCGTGTGTCGTCGTTGTTCAATCACCCCAACCTTCTGCCACTTCTTGATCATGCCATAATAGCCATCAAG AATCAACAGGGAGATTGGAGCCATGAAGCATACCTACTTTTCCCTGTTCATTTGGATGGTACTTTGTTCGACAACGCTAACATCATGCTGTCCAGAAAGGAATTCTATTCCGCAGCTGATGTCCTGCAAATATTCCGGCAG ATGTGTGAAGGGCTGAAACACATGCACAGCTTTGATCCTCCATACGCCCATAACGATGTTAAGCCTGGTAATGTTCTTATAACCTGGCGTAAAGGACAAGCACCTGTTGCAACTTTAATGGATTTTGGGAGTGCAAGGCCTGCAAGAAAGGAAATCCGTTCTCGTTCTGAGGCATTACAGTTGCAG GAATGGGCTGCTGAGCATTGCTCTGCGCCTTATCGGGCCCCTGAATTATGGGACTGCCCAAGCCATGCTGATATTGATGAGAGGACAGACATCTGGTCTCTAGGATGCACCCTTTTTGCTATCAT GTACAATGTTTCACCATTTGAGTATGCTCTTGGTGAGTCTGGAGGAAGTCTGCAACTTGCCATTGTCAACGGGCAATTGAAGTGGCCAGCAGGACCCATACCTCCTTATCCTGATGAGCTTCGCCAGTTTGTTATCTGGATGCTTCAACCTCAAGCTGCAATGCGCCCGCATATTTCCGATGTGGTTCTTCATGTTGACAAGCTCATTGCAAAATACTTGCCCTAG